Proteins from one Cicer arietinum cultivar CDC Frontier isolate Library 1 chromosome 3, Cicar.CDCFrontier_v2.0, whole genome shotgun sequence genomic window:
- the LOC101502209 gene encoding protein STRUBBELIG-RECEPTOR FAMILY 2-like — MIRNFLYVYLNLVIFSFILISQSFAFTRPLEVSALQDLYRALNYSKALQGWNGSDPCDESWTGVACSASSVIHLKVQGLNLTGNLCRLYNLRNLKQLDVSSNNIVGEIPFGLPPNVTHMNLSHNFLIGPIGDVFTGLDNLKEMDLSNNNFTGDLPRSFGSLTNLARLFLQNNRFTGSVTYLAELPLTDLNIQDNLFSGLLPHHFQFIKNLWIGGNKFHGADNSPPWTSPLETLSVEHNISRPPTTNANAVKNYPPPKVSEYKHKKKHLGPGGIAFMVGGGILIATGVALLVAIRLNKVHAQSRNLNYSENNDSSLHSHPTSASIEVSSAELDDRPLLPPVNVASLLGPMRFPFLRHNDVEEATRRSFSKRGKSTGRTNIYTIAELQLATNFFNEGNLLGEGSISPVYKAEFPDGKISAVKIINMAGLSYGEEEKFLDVICTVSKLKHPNIIPLNGYCLEHGEHLLVYDYFGNLTLNDALHSEACEPLSWVHRLQIALSVAQALDYLHSACCPPVAHGNLKSANVLLDEKLMPRVCDCSLAILKPLMKSNQVKIPATETTVAERGYVPPDHGQIGFSRRRDVFAFGVLLLELLTGRKPFDSARPRDEQYLAKWASPRLRDSVSLNLIVDPSMKTTFSSKALSRYADIISLCIQPSKQLRPPMSEVVNSLASFSQKFNFAKSGVANGTEVPPDLFEKSFRSANTRFIASPTTSHLSA, encoded by the exons ATGATTCGTAACTTCCTTTACGTGTATCTCAACCTCGTTATCTTCtcctttattttgatttctcaGAGCTTCGCATTCACTCGTCCACTCGAAG TCTCGGCTCTACAGGATTTATACAGGGCCTTGAACTACTCAAAGGCGCTCCAAGGATGGAATGGTAGTGATCCTTGTGATGAGTCTTGGACAGGTGTTGCTTGTTCTGCGTCATCAGTTATACACCT AAAAGTTCAAGGGTTAAACCTCACTGGGAATCTATGCAGGCTCTATAATCTACGAAATTTGAAGCAGCT TGATGTCAGTTCTAATAACATAGTGGGCGAAATACCATTCGGTTTACCTCCCAATGTTACACATAT GAATTTAAGCCACAATTTCTTAATTGGACCCATTGGCGACGTATTTACTGGCTTAGATAATCTCAAAGAAAT GGACCTTTCAAACAATAATTTCACGGGAGATCTACCAAGATCATTTGGTTCCTTGACAAACCTTGCTAGATT GTTCTTGCAGAATAACAGATTCACTGGATCAGTCACCTACCTGGCCGAACTTCCACTTACAGATTT GAACATTCAAGATAATCTGTTTAGTGGCCTTCTTCCACATCATTTTCagttcataaaaaatttatg GATTGGTGGGAATAAATTCCACGGAGCGGACAACTCTCCACCATGGACTTCTCCTTTGGAGACTTTATCAGTTGAACATAATATTAGTCGCCCACCCACAACTAATGCAAATGCCGTCAAGAACTATCCTCCTCCCAAAGTAAGTGAGTACAAGCATAAGAAGAAACACTTAGGTCCAGGAGGAATTGCTTTTATGGTTGGTGGAGGAATACTAATAGCTACGGGTGTGGCACTCCTTGTTGCAATCCGTTTGAACAAAGTGCATGCTCAAAGCCGGAACTTGAATTACTCAGAAAACAATGATAGCTCTTTGCATTCTCATCCAACCAGTGCAAGCATAG AGGTCTCTTCTGCCGAACTAGACGACAGGCCACTACTCCCACCTGTTAACGTTGCATCTCTTTTGGGTCCAATGCGATTTCCTTTCCTACGGCATAACGATGTAGAGGAAGCAACAAGAAGAAGTTTTTCTAAAAGAGGAAAATCCACTGGAAGGACGAACATCTATACCATAGCGGAGCTTCAGTTGGCAACTAACTTCTTCAATGAAGGCAACCTTCTGGGAGAAGGATCTATTAGCCCTGTTTACAAAGCTGAATTTCCCGATGGCAAA ATTTCGGCTGTGAAAATCATAAACATGGCCGGTCTGTCTTATGGAGAAGAGGAAAAGTTCTTGGATGTCATTTGCACGGTTTCCAAACTGAAGCACCCCAACATCATACCACTCAATGGTTACTGTTTGGAGCATGGAGAACATCTTCTTGTTTATGATTACTTTGGGAATTTAACTCTAAATGATGCTCTTCACAGTGAAGCATGCGAACCACTATCGTGGGTCCACCGTCTTCAGATTGCTCTAAGTGTTGCTCAGGCTCTGGA CTATTTGCACTCAGCGTGCTGCCCTCCTGTGGCCCATGGTAACTTGAAGTCTGCCAATGTTTTATTGGATGAAAAGTTGATGCCTCGTGTTTGTGACTGTAGCTTGGCTATTTTGAAACCACTGATGAAGAGCAATCAAGTTAAAATTCCA GCTACTGAGACTACTGTTGCAGAGAGAGGCTACGTTCCACCTGACCATGGCCAAATAGGATTCAGCAGAAGGAGAGATGTTTTTGCCTTTGGAGTATTGCTTCTGGAATTGTTAACAGGAAGAAAACCTTTCGACAG TGCCAGGCCAAGGGATGAGCAATATCTTGCGAAATGGGCGTCCCCCAGGCTTCGTGATAGCGTGAGTTTGAATCTGATAGTGGATCCCAGTATGAAAACAACATTTTCATCCAAGGCTCTTTCTCGTTATGCTGATATCATCTCTCTCTGTATACAG CCTTCAAAACAACTCCGTCCCCCAATGTCTGAAGTTGTGAACTCTCTTGCATCTTTTTCCCAAAAGTTCAACTTTGCAAAGAGTGGAGTAGCAAATGGTACTGAAGTACCTCCTGATCTATTTGAAAAGTCTTTCCGTTCAGCCAACACACGCTTTATAGCTTCGCCAACAACGAGCCATTTATCAGCCTGA
- the LOC101501352 gene encoding rhodanese-like domain-containing protein 9, chloroplastic, whose product MAGSTTFYTSCNLGRCCLLLKTHNARKVSQCGMKRNFRIKAEVKFVTAEEAKELVAVDGYNVLDVRDKTQFERAHIKTCYHVPLFVENKDNDPGTIILRSVHNNFSGLFFGIPFTKPNPDFLQSVKTQLQPESKLLVVCQEGLRSTAAANKLEQAGFQNVACITSGLQTIKPGTFESVGSTELQNAGKAGLVQVQGKISAVLGTVLICAFLFITFFPDQAEKLIKLVPAG is encoded by the exons ATGGCAGGGAGTACTACTTTCTACACCTCCTG CAACTTAGGGAGATGTTGTTTGTTATTAAAAACTCACAATGCAAGGAAAGTATCTCAATGTGGAATGAAAAGGAACTTTAGAATAAAAGCAGAAGTGAAGTTTGTAACAGCTGAAGAAGCTAAGGAACTTGTAGCTGTAGATGGATATAATGTTCTTGATGTGCGGGACAAAACTCAGTTTGAACGAGCTCACATTAAAACATGTTATCATGTCCCTctttttgttgaaaataaagACAATGATCCTG GTACAATCATATTAAGGAGTGTGCACAATAATTTTTCTGGGTTGTTCTTTGGGATACCATTCACAAAGCCAAATCCTGATTTCTTACAATCTGTGAAGACTCAGTTACAGCCTGAGAGTAAACTCTTGGTTGTATGTCAGGAAGGACTGAG GTCTACTGCAGCAGCAAATAAGTTAGAGCAAGCTGGTTTCCAAAATGTAGCATGCATAACATCTGGACTTCAAACTATCAAACCAG GGACATTTGAATCTGTTGGCTCCACTGAGTTGCAGAATGCTGGCAAAGCTGGTTTGGTGCAAGTCCAAGGAAAAATTTCGGCTGTGTTGGGAACTGTTCTTATTT GTGCATTTTTATTCATTACATTCTTTCCTGACCAAGCAGAGAAGCTGATCAAACTGGTCCCTGCAGGCTAA
- the LOC101502532 gene encoding squamosa promoter-binding-like protein 9 yields MGSSNSSSEDSSLNGLKFGQTIYFEDVAAIPPPPPSIATSSKKGGRCASLQQSQPPRCQVEGCQVDLTDAKPYYSRHKVCAMHSKSPTVTVAALQQRFCQQCSRFHQLVEFDQGKRSCRRRLAGHNERRRKPPPSSLLTSRFARLSSSVFGNSGRGSSFLMEFNSHAKLSMRNPLPSPRSSELFPGNQTTTLGWHWPGNSESPSDNLFLQGSVGGTSFPGTRHPPEESYTGVTDSSCARSLLSNQTWGSRNTEPSLRLNNMLNFNETPMTQLATSSHSVAIHQLPNNSFCYKDIDPGNISHEVVPDLGLGHMSQPLDSQLSGELDLSQQGRRHYMDPEHSRAYESSQWSL; encoded by the exons ATGGGTTCAAGCAACTCTTCTTCTGAAGACTCATCTCTCAATGGCTTGAAATTCGGCCAAACTATCTATTTCGAAGATGTTGCAGCTATTCCTCCCCCTCCTCCCTCCATTGCTACTTCTTCAAAGAAAGGAGGAAGATGTGCTTCTCTTCAACAATCTCAACCACCTAGGTGTCAAGTTGAAGGATGTCAAGTAGATCTGACTGATGCTAAACCTTATTATTCTAGACACAAAGTATGTGCCATGCACTCTAAATCCCCTACTGTCACTGTTGCTGCTCTTCAACAAAGGTTTTGTCAACAGTGTAGCAG ATTTCATCAGCTTGTTGAGTTTGATCAAGGAAAAAGGAGTTGCCGCAGGCGACTAGCTGGTCATAATGAGCGTCGCAGAAAGCCTCCACCAAGCTCTCTCTTAACCTCGCGTTTCGCCAGACTTTCTTCGTCTGTTTTTG GTAACAGTGGTAGAGGTAGTAGCTTCTTGATGGAATTTAATTCACACGCGAAACTTAGTATGAGAAATCCACTTCCATCACCTAGATCGTCTGAGCTATTTCCCGGAAATCAAACCACGACACTTGGATGGCATTGGCCGGGCAACTCAGAGTCTCCATCTGACAACCTTTTCTTGCAAGGATCAGTCGGCGGGACAAGCTTCCCTGGTACTCGGCATCCTCCCGAGGAAAGTTACACTGGAGTCACAGATTCAAGCTGTGCTCGCTCTCTTCTGTCAAATCAAACATGGGGTTCTAGAAACACAGAACCAAGTCTCAGATTGAATAACATGCTGAATTTCAATGAGACACCCATGACACAACTTGCTACATCTTCTCACAGTGTAGCCATCCATCAACTTCCGAACAATTCGTTCTGTTACAAGGACATTGATCCTGGAAACATTTCGCACGAGGTTGTTCCTGATCTTGGTCTCGGTCATATGTCGCAGCCTCTCGATAGCCAACTTTCTGGTGAGCTTGATCTGTCTCAGCAGGGAAGGAGGCATTATATGGATCCAGAACATTCTAGGGCTTATGAATCTTCTCAGTGGTCACTTTAA
- the LOC101501882 gene encoding outer envelope pore protein 16-3, chloroplastic/mitochondrial — MDPAERRYLEEEDSSLMKTFKGATTGLVAGTFWGSVVATWYDVPRVERSVALPGLIRTLKMMGSYGATFAAIGGVYIGVEQLVQNYRNKRDLVNGAVGGFVAGATILGYRGRSIPNAISAGSALAFTSAVLDFGGQTMKHDTGKEYAAYTTKKRPSNNNA; from the exons ATGGACCCAGCAGAACGTAGGTACTTGGAGGAGGAGGATTCATCACTCATGAAAACATTTAAGGGTGCAACAACTGGTTTGGTTGCTGGCACTTTCTGGGGTTCTGTGGTTGCCACCTGGTATGATGTTCCTCGTGTTGAGAGAAGTGTTGCTCTTCCGGGGCTGATTAGAACTTTAAAGATGATGGGTAGCTATGGTGCCACCTTTGCTGCCATAGGAGGAGTCTACATAGGTGTGGAACAGTTGGTGCAGAACTACAGGAACAAGAGGGATCTTGTAAATGGCGCCGTTGGTGGATTTGTTGCTGGTGCAACTATTCTTGGTTACAGAG GAAGGAGCATCCCAAATGCAATTTCTGCCGGATCAGCGCTGGCATTCACATCTGCAGTCCTTGATTTTGGAGGTCAGACAATGAAACATGATACTGGAAAGGAGTATGCTGCATACACTACAAAGAAAAGACCCAGTAATAACAACgcataa
- the LOC101501033 gene encoding uncharacterized protein: protein MTEPTPDSSSPSSLGPTPTTVIHPRREPFEHGLLPIPRLIFSDPAQTLISLKHKLIESSSNNRVDSVAISDSLQISVEQAKLVLDTLASVLPHESDSDTVDVHDLVLFLYIQSYKRLLPRTHKDSAAVADVWPSTSAFDGYLSALSPLQLVRSNSKKFTPSQADEVAHQLSYLQKHLANIVSLLAEPVEGEGEESLVLTMDRFEHLGFLIQIGDKGSEGNSLSQSSPFFANSDPDMPAVPVPASQVHDWLLQNIASAMEYIADRTPSKENGPVSSSDQDVAMTDACTATVKVSTSARGASFIEGISKSSYAKHASDIKGSSIKVLNCHESAIYILAPLRYATVYGCSDATIVIGAVGKAVRVEHCERVHVIVAAKRICIANCRECVFFLGVNQQPLIVGDNHKLQVAPYNTFYSQLEEHMNEVGVLPSVNRWDEPIALGMVDPHDSLSHPAGVSDVQAESASRVDPDQFTNFVIPNWLGGESTGSTKDNPFTLPEAYMASQQKNEKNLGEIRQLLREAPLEESRKKELSSALHVYFKDWLYASGNIRQLYYLQGD from the exons ATGACGGAACCAACACCCGACTCATCCTCACCTTCTTCATTGGGTCCCACACCAACCACGGTGATTCATCCAAGGCGCGAGCCATTCGAGCACGGCCTTTTACCTATTCCGCGACTCATCTTCTCCGACCCAGCGCAAACCCTAATTTCCTTGAAACATAAGCTTATAGAATCTTCCTCTAACAACCGAGTCGACTCGGTCGCGATTTCTGATTCACTTCAGATCTCCGTCGAACAGGCTAAGCTCGTCCTCGATACTCTCGCTTCGGTTCTCCCTCATGAATCCGATTCTGATACCGTCGATGTTCATGATCTCGTTCTGTTTCTCTACATTCAATCTTACAAGAGGCTTCTTCCGCGGACTCACAAGGACTCCGCCGCTGTCGCCGATGTCTGGCCTTCAACTTCCGCCTTTGATGGATACTTGTCCGCTCTCTCGCCGCTTCAG CTTGTGCGCAGCAACAGTAAGAAGTTTACTCCGTCGCAGGCTGATGAAGTGGCACATCAGTTGTCTTATCTGCAAAAGCACTTGGCTAACATTGTGTCTCTTCTAGCCGAGCCTGTAGAAGGGGAAGGCGAAGAATCTCTG GTTTTAACCATGGATAGATTTGAGCACCTTGGTTTTCTAATTCAAATTGGTGATAAGGGATCTGAAGGGAATTCTTTGAGTCAATCTTCTCCTTTTTTCGCAAACTCGGATCCTGACATGCCTGCAGTTCCTGTACCCGCTTCCCAAGTTCATGACTGGCTTCTGCAGAATATAGCTTCTGCTATGGAATATATTGCTGATCGAACTCCTTCAAAAGAAAATGGCCCAGTTAGTTCCTCTGATCAGGATGTTGCTATGACTGATGCATGTACTGCCACAGTTAAGGTCTCAACAAGCGCTAGGGGTGCAAGTTTCATTGAAGGGATATCTAAATCATCATATGCGAAGCATGCATCTGACATTAAAGGATCCTCTATTAAG GTTCTAAATTGCCATGAGTCTGCCATATACATCTTAGCACCTTTGAGATATGCCACTGTCTATGGATGTTCAGATGCAACAATTGTTATAGGAGCAGTTGGAAAG GCTGTGAGAGTAGAACACTGTGAACGAGTTCATGTCATTGTAGCAGCAAAACGCATTTGTATTGCTAACTGCCGTGAATGTGTTTTCTTTTTGGGAGTGAACCAGCAACCCCTTATTGTTGGTGATAACCATAAGTTGCAG GTGGCTCCCTATAATACCTTTTACTCCCAGTTGGAGGAACATATGAATGAAGTTGGAGTTCTGCCCTCAGTGAATCGATGGGATGAACCTATAGCATTGGGCATGGTTGATCCCCATGATTCACTATCTCATCCAGCAGGTGTCTCTGATGTTCAAGCTGAGTCTGCTTCAAGGGTGGACCCTGATCAGTTCACTAATTTTGTG ATTCCCAACTGGCTAGGAGGAGAGTCCACGGGTTCAACAAAAGACAACCCATTCACATTACCAGAGGCTTATATGGCATCTCAGCAAAAAAAT GAAAAAAATTTAGGGGAGATAAGGCAACTCTTACGAGAAGCACCTTTAGAAGAAAGTCGTAAAAAGGAATTGTCATCTGCCCTTCATGTGTATTTCAAGGACTGGTTATATG CCTCTGGGAACATTCGTCAACTTTACTATCTACAAGGAGATTGA